The window GTACAGAAGATGATCGGCGCGATGACCATTTTGATCAGTTTGATGAACCCGTCACCCAGCGGCTTGAGGGCTACACCGGTCTGCGGGTAGAAGTGACCGAGCAGGATGCCGATGGCAATAGCAACGATCACCTGGAAGTACAGGGATTTATACAGTGGCTGACGAGTCGTCATTGCAAAGTTCCTCAAGAGTGCCTCAGTAGCAACATCCATCTGTTGCACCTGACACCTCAATTGCGAACCCTCCTGCACTGGAGGGATTTGTTTTGTCGAGCTGCGCAGCGGCAGGCATCTGCGAGTTGTATCGCAAGGCCCGTGCCACCTTCGTCAAATCGCCAGCAAGCCTTTTGGCTTCAAGGGTTGCAGGTTTTTCTTTGTCACCAGACGGTTACGGCAAAGTGGCGGATTTCCGCCCATCGACCAAACCTCGTCCTACAAATTGGCGGATATCCGCCTTGTTCATCATCAGGCGCCACGGCTACCATCGGCCGCTCAATGGACGGACTTGCCTGCTATGCGCGAACGCACCATCGCCAGTCATTTCGCCCGTGCCGCCCTCGGTGGCGCACGCCGGCTGGGTTATGACTATTCGAATCTGCTGCAACAACTCGGCATCAGCCCCGAGTTGCTTGAAGAGCCGCGAGCGCGAATCGCGCCTGAACAGTTCACCCGATTGATCCAGGGCCTGTGGCTGGCACTGGATGACGAATACCTGGGTTTCGGGCCGGTTCCGAGCAAAACCGGCAGCTTCGCGATGATGTGCCATGCGCTGATCCATTGCCGCAATCTGGAGAAAGCACTCCACCGCGGCCTGTTGTTTTACAGCTTGTTCCCCAACAGCCCCCGTCTGACCCTGACCCGCGAAGACGACCTGATTCGCCTGAGCCTCGACGACTCGCAGTTCCGCGACCCGGACCACTTCCTCACCGAGAGCCAGTTGCTGGTGTGGCATCGTCTCGGCAGCTGGCTGATCGGCCAGCGCATTCGCCTGGAACAGGCGACGTTCAGTTACCCGAAACCCGAGCACGGCGCCGAATACGATTTGCTGTTCCCCTGTCCTCTGGCGTTTTCCAGAGCGCAGAGCAGCCTGTTGTTTCACAGTCGTTACCTGGACATGCCGCTGCTGCAGGATGAACGGACACTCAAGCATTTCCTCGAACGCTCCCCCGCCGACCTGTTGTCGCGCCCGGACGACGGCGACAGTTTGAGCAGCCAGTTGCGAAGGTTGCTCAGCCGTGACAGTTCGCACTGGCCGGATCTTGAAGAGGTGGCCGCGCACTTGCACATCAGCCCGCAAACCTTGCGCCGGCATTTGCGGGAGGAAGGGTCGAGTTTTCAGGAATTG of the Pseudomonas frederiksbergensis genome contains:
- a CDS encoding AraC family transcriptional regulator, which translates into the protein MRERTIASHFARAALGGARRLGYDYSNLLQQLGISPELLEEPRARIAPEQFTRLIQGLWLALDDEYLGFGPVPSKTGSFAMMCHALIHCRNLEKALHRGLLFYSLFPNSPRLTLTREDDLIRLSLDDSQFRDPDHFLTESQLLVWHRLGSWLIGQRIRLEQATFSYPKPEHGAEYDLLFPCPLAFSRAQSSLLFHSRYLDMPLLQDERTLKHFLERSPADLLSRPDDGDSLSSQLRRLLSRDSSHWPDLEEVAAHLHISPQTLRRHLREEGSSFQELKDQLRRDIAIYHLGRADLSLQQIAEQLGFSEPSAFHRAFKKWTGLTPGAYRAQEN